Genomic DNA from Suncus etruscus isolate mSunEtr1 chromosome 13, mSunEtr1.pri.cur, whole genome shotgun sequence:
ACTAAAGGAAACCCTTCATTTTTCTCCGTGATTCATTTTTGTCTAGTTACActgcaagaaaaatacatctaaaatattatgtatgttacattgcaaagaattttaaaatacattgggggaaatataaattttacaatggtgaaaattatatgtaattgcatgttttatataaaattatttgtaaaagtgATGTCCATATATTACCTGACAGGAGCTCTTCTAGAAAAGAATGATCTCTggacaaattttaaatataagtaaaaaataagcaatgtatctataaaatattatgaactGGATTGATGACAAATCCaatttaatttgaattaaaaGTTTAGGAAAACAGTTACTAATTTTCTCCTCTATATTCAATAATACAATTGTGGGACTGGAGCAAGATATagtgggtaggaaatttgcctcatACAAAGTTGGccagggtttaattcccagtattgTAAATACTTCCAcaagacagccaggaatgattctgagtacagagtcaggagtaagccctgagcatcacattaccaccattgggtgtgacacaaaaacaaaacaaaatgagaataatattaaatttattatgtaaatattctAGAAAAGGGTAACTATATTTGATTCTCATTCCCCTAAGGATCCCTTAAGGCATGATGTTTATCTCCCTTCTGTCACATGATACAATATTTTCTCATAACCAACCTATAAAAAATCTTATATACAACATATCAGCTCATTTTAACAGATTATAATtgtaaattttagtaaaaatCTGTGTTGTATAATTTGGAGGATAAAATCTAGGATCAAAAGGATGGAAATGTtcattatacacatatattatagtTACACTACACAGTATAGACACATCTTTTGTTTCCGTTTTAGAATTAAACTTCATGATGCTCAGGATCGGTTCCTGGCTCTCAGTTGCAGGACTACTCCTAGAAAGAAACATAGGACCAAACTTTgttcaaggatcaaacctgaatcagggCAAGGAAAAATTTCttgtattattctattttatgattcagagtatatttatttaatacactATTGTTTGGCTGgacatttgtatataaaaaatataaaaattgtattacagTCTAGtattccataaatattttattttaaacaactgtATTTATTAGAATTATATATTGATACCTATCATATAAGCCTATTAGAGACATATATCACCATTATAATTCATTAATAACAACATTGTCCCATTTTTCCAATATCTAAGTTGCAAGTAACACGTAGAGTAACAttgaaaaattagagaaaaacaaagttttagaaaaaaaaagaccacattGATGACCAAAGTGTCttttgagaagaagaaaaaataatgtagcTAATGCATTGGTCTGCCATTAGTATCAACCAATAACCTCAATCAGACAACATTTGACCAGGGTTTAGTGATCCTTGGCCAAAAAATAGTATACAAAATATCCACTTGGCCAAGAAATAGTATACAGAATTTCCAATCAGCAAATATATAGCATATGGCATCAATTGCATAGAGTCATAGGATTTCTAACATTGTGGAGTAATTAGCTTAGTGGTTAAAGAACATAATGAATATACCTATGAAAAACAATGATGCTGAGGTCTAATTTATtgcaattaaattttattgagttaCACGGATGCAAAAAAGAAGTTCCTACTGCTGGTAATGTGATTACCACAAAGAAAGTCACACCCACTTTTGAGAGTATAAAAAGTCTCCAGTCCAGGAGATGGCATTAAACCTCAAAATCAATTCACTCTATCTCAATTGTTTTCATCTCCTGACAAGATGTCCAGCAACTGCTGTTCCAGAAACTTCTCCTCCAGCTCTCTTGGGAGTGCCCTCTGCTACTCTGGAACTTCCTGTGGCTCCTCTTACCCCAGTAACCTGGTCTACACCACCGAAGTCTGCTCTCCCAGCACCTGCCAACTGGGATCCTCTCTCTACACAGACTATGGGGAGACCATCTGTGAGCCCATCAGGTGCCAGACACCCTGTGTGGTGCCCATCACCTGCCAATCATCTTGCTATGGCCCAAAACCCTCCACCCACTGCAGACCTTGCCAGTCCTCCTGCTACCGCCCCAGGCCTTCCATGTTCTGCAGTCCCTGCCAGTCATCCTACTCTGGGTCTCTAGGCTGTGGACCCAGTAGCAGATGCTCCATGGGCTATGGTTCTGGAAGCTGCTACTCAGTGGGCTATGAATCCAGCAGCTGCAAACCCGTGGCTTGTGGAGTCAGTGGCTTCCCTACTCTGAATTCTGTCTCTGGCTTTTGCCGCCCTTCCTACCTGACATCTGTGCCCTGCCAGTCTTCATGTTATAGACCACCCTGTGGATCTGGCTGCTAAGGATCATCtcagttcatttctttctttgtgtctcaCTGTCACCAATGCTTCTCTTATGCTGAGTTAATCTCATCTTCTTTAGATAAGTTTTCCCTCTTGTTCTACTATTCTCTTACTCTCAGCTGTCTATAACCTTAAATACTGGACACTGACTAAATTTATCTGAAAGTTGTGCAACTGATATATAATGAACAATAAAGTGACATTCTACCTCAAACTGGTAATTCACTGTTTTTATTCCTTcaaattttttacaatttttaacttataaatttatgtttatataaagtCTAATATTGCAATTTTTGAAACCTGCTATTactcaattaataaataaaattttttgtgtcACATACGgtaacattcagggattacttctgactatgcgatcagaaattgctcctggctaggagaaccatatgggatgcggaggattgaaccaggttcgtcctggatatgccaggtgctaggcaaatgccctactgctgtgctatatagtttggcccctatttttatattttaaatagtatgtATATCAGTCTTTAAATgattaatcatatttataattttatatatacccATAAATTGATGATCTAGGGCTCATCCCTATATAATGTTAATGTAATCAGGCAGTGTATTGATTTGGAATTAAaaccatattcattgcagcactatttaccatagcaagactctggaaatagccaagataccctttaacagatgaatggctaaagaaactgtggtacaaatacacaatggaatattatgcagctgtcaggagagatgaagtcatgaaattttcctatacatggatgtacatggaatctattatgctgagtgaaataagacagacagagagagagagagagagagagagagagagagagagagagagaaagatgcagaatggtctcactcatctatgggttttaagaaaaatgaaagacatttttgcaataataaatttcaggcacaaaagagaaaaaagctggaagttacagctcaccttatgaagctcaccacaaacagggatgaatttagttagagaaataactacattttgaactattctaataatgagaatataggagggaaatagaaagcctgtctagagtacagtcgggggttgggttgggaggagggagatttgggacattggtgatctgaatgttgcactggtgttgggtggtgttctttacatgactgaaacccaaatacaatcatgtatgtaataaagttggttaaataaaaaaaagaaacaaaacatattgaaaaaaaaaaaacatcgttTATGCTTCACAATGGGTGATAATCAGCAATCCTAGAAACATTTATTAGAAATTTCTAATCTTCTCGAAAGGAGTGATGgagcagtagtagggcgt
This window encodes:
- the LOC126025812 gene encoding keratin-associated protein 13-1-like — encoded protein: MSSNCCSRNFSSSSLGSALCYSGTSCGSSYPSNLVYTTEVCSPSTCQLGSSLYTDYGETICEPIRCQTPCVVPITCQSSCYGPKPSTHCRPCQSSCYRPRPSMFCSPCQSSYSGSLGCGPSSRCSMGYGSGSCYSVGYESSSCKPVACGVSGFPTLNSVSGFCRPSYLTSVPCQSSCYRPPCGSGC